One genomic segment of Occultella kanbiaonis includes these proteins:
- a CDS encoding dihydrofolate reductase family protein, whose translation MRDVVVYELLSLDGVAEEPGDWMHDSDRPIFDNLGGIIERQDDILLGRGTYDYWAGYWPTSDVEPFASFINRTPKHVFTSSPLDQEWANTHVVDRPATEYVAELKRREGGDIGVHGSITLAQSLLAAGLVDELRLVVSAAIAGSGRRLFDGVGRHSRLELVAAEHTPKGSLLLTYGRSVPPEGTRG comes from the coding sequence ATGCGAGACGTAGTGGTGTACGAACTGCTCTCCCTTGATGGCGTCGCCGAGGAACCGGGCGATTGGATGCACGACAGCGACCGGCCGATCTTCGACAATCTCGGCGGCATCATCGAGCGTCAGGACGACATTCTGCTCGGGCGCGGTACCTACGACTACTGGGCGGGCTACTGGCCGACGTCGGACGTCGAGCCGTTCGCGAGCTTCATCAACCGGACACCCAAGCACGTCTTCACCTCCTCGCCGTTGGATCAGGAGTGGGCGAACACGCACGTTGTCGATCGCCCAGCCACCGAGTACGTCGCGGAGCTCAAGCGCAGAGAGGGTGGTGACATCGGTGTTCACGGCAGCATCACGCTGGCGCAGTCGCTCCTGGCGGCCGGCCTGGTCGACGAGTTGCGGTTGGTGGTCTCGGCGGCGATCGCCGGGAGTGGGCGGCGGCTGTTCGACGGGGTGGGCCGCCATTCCAGGCTCGAACTGGTGGCTGCGGAGCACACGCCGAAAGGTAGCCTGCTCCTGACCTACGGCCGAAGCGTGCCACCCGAGGGGACCCGAGGATGA
- a CDS encoding aldo/keto reductase, translating to MTSPVRWAVLGPGRIARRFATQLSASAHGTLVAVGSSDPGRARTFAEEFAAAHGELRTGDYAQILADPEVDAVYIATVHTTHAELAIAALTAGKHVLSEKPLAPNHAQAMAMADAARTSGKVLLEAFMYRFHPQTTRVLELVAAGAIGELRHVDAAFAFATGSTEGRLFEPDLAGGGILDVGGYPVSYARAIAGAAAGTPFADPVEVRAAGTVENGVDTWAVADLTFADGTTASVRTGVRLADVALTVHGSAGQIRLKNPWTIADDNVLTLAVVGQEPVTETFDGHQPYALEADALAEAVGTGEVVRMSLADSLGNARVLDDWRAQIGLTYPFERDEAQIRTVSGAPLTFGRDAMRYGRIPGVDKDISRVVMGCDNQRTLPHAAAMFDHFAQAGGNAFDTAFQYGGGRMETLLGRWLATRGVRDEVVVIAKGAHSPNCNPEALSSQLLTSLDRLGIDGADIYMMHRDNPDIPVGEFVDVLDEHARAGRIGVFGGSNWTIERFEEANAYAAANGRQGFSVLSNHFGLAEAYDVPWAGCRHATDPESKAWLTRTGTPLLPWSSQARGFFARADPEDRSDAELVRCYYSDENFERLRRARELGQEFGVHPTAIALAFVLHQPFPTFPLIGPRTIAETRSSLEALAIDLTPGQVDYLDLRSDTP from the coding sequence ATGACCTCCCCCGTTCGCTGGGCCGTGCTCGGCCCCGGCCGCATCGCCCGTCGCTTCGCCACCCAGCTCTCGGCCAGCGCCCACGGCACCCTCGTCGCAGTCGGCAGTTCGGACCCGGGCCGGGCCAGAACCTTCGCCGAGGAGTTCGCCGCTGCGCACGGCGAGCTGCGCACGGGCGACTACGCGCAGATCCTCGCCGATCCCGAGGTGGATGCCGTCTACATCGCCACGGTGCACACCACACACGCCGAACTGGCGATCGCCGCGCTGACCGCCGGCAAGCACGTGCTCAGCGAGAAGCCGCTCGCCCCCAATCATGCGCAGGCCATGGCGATGGCCGACGCCGCCCGCACCAGCGGCAAAGTGCTCCTCGAGGCGTTCATGTACCGGTTCCACCCGCAGACGACCAGGGTCCTCGAGCTCGTCGCCGCCGGTGCCATCGGCGAACTGCGCCACGTCGACGCGGCGTTCGCGTTCGCCACCGGATCCACCGAGGGCCGGCTGTTCGAGCCGGATCTGGCCGGCGGCGGCATCCTCGACGTGGGCGGCTACCCGGTCTCCTACGCCCGCGCCATCGCAGGCGCCGCTGCCGGGACCCCGTTCGCGGACCCGGTCGAGGTCAGGGCGGCCGGCACCGTCGAGAACGGCGTGGACACCTGGGCCGTCGCCGACCTGACCTTCGCCGACGGGACGACGGCGTCGGTGCGCACCGGCGTACGACTCGCCGACGTGGCGCTCACCGTCCACGGCTCAGCCGGCCAGATCCGCCTGAAGAACCCCTGGACGATCGCCGACGACAACGTGCTGACGCTCGCCGTCGTCGGGCAGGAGCCGGTCACCGAGACGTTCGACGGGCACCAGCCCTACGCTCTCGAGGCGGATGCCCTGGCGGAGGCGGTCGGCACGGGTGAGGTCGTTCGGATGAGCCTGGCGGACTCCCTCGGCAACGCCCGGGTCCTCGACGACTGGCGCGCCCAGATCGGTCTGACCTATCCGTTCGAACGGGACGAGGCGCAGATCCGCACCGTCTCGGGTGCGCCGCTCACCTTCGGTCGCGACGCCATGCGCTACGGCCGCATCCCCGGCGTGGACAAGGACATCTCCCGCGTGGTGATGGGCTGCGACAACCAGCGCACCCTCCCCCATGCCGCCGCGATGTTCGACCACTTCGCCCAGGCCGGCGGGAACGCCTTCGACACCGCGTTCCAGTACGGCGGTGGCCGGATGGAGACCCTGCTCGGGCGCTGGCTCGCCACCCGTGGCGTGCGCGACGAGGTGGTCGTGATCGCCAAGGGCGCGCACAGCCCGAACTGCAATCCTGAGGCTCTCAGCAGCCAGCTGCTCACCTCGCTGGACCGGCTCGGCATCGACGGCGCTGACATCTACATGATGCACCGGGACAACCCGGACATTCCGGTCGGGGAGTTCGTGGATGTCCTCGACGAGCACGCCAGAGCGGGCCGGATCGGGGTGTTCGGCGGGTCCAACTGGACCATCGAGCGCTTCGAGGAGGCGAACGCCTACGCCGCGGCGAACGGCCGACAGGGCTTCAGCGTGCTGAGCAACCACTTCGGGCTCGCCGAGGCCTACGACGTGCCGTGGGCGGGCTGCCGGCACGCCACCGACCCCGAGTCGAAGGCGTGGCTGACCCGCACCGGGACGCCATTGCTGCCGTGGTCCTCCCAGGCCCGCGGGTTCTTCGCCCGCGCCGATCCGGAGGACCGCTCCGACGCCGAGCTCGTGCGCTGCTATTACAGCGACGAGAACTTCGAGCGGCTGCGGCGCGCCCGCGAGCTCGGGCAGGAGTTCGGGGTGCACCCGACCGCGATCGCGCTCGCCTTCGTGCTGCACCAGCCGTTCCCGACGTTCCCGCTGATCGGGCCGCGCACGATCGCCGAGACCCGCTCCTCCCTGGAGGCTCTCGCCATCGATCTCACCCCGGGGCAGGTGGACTACCTGGACCTGCGCTCGGACACGCCATGA
- a CDS encoding oxygenase MpaB family protein translates to MGQITGLRNRLSHSLLEKVAGPDGTEQKRRIHHTPGPRWFPQGSPIRVVHADESMYIGGMRALLLQALHPLAMAAVEEHSDYRENTWGRLARTATYIAETTYGTIEHAERAIRIVQAVHKRVHGTAPDGRPYRADDPHLLTWVHVAEIDSFLVAHEHFGSVHLTPAQYDEYVAQAGEVATRLGAVDVPTTRAGLTATIEAFRPELQGTPAAADVAQFLLRHAPLPRPVRPAYWLLGRAAVATLPRWAREPLRLPDHPRRDRIALLGGRIGTAGLRWLTDAEPMRNPAPPPNPGSNPVAAGHDTQESR, encoded by the coding sequence GTGGGACAGATCACAGGACTGCGGAACCGGCTCAGCCACTCCCTGCTGGAGAAGGTCGCCGGACCGGACGGCACCGAGCAGAAGCGCCGCATCCACCACACACCGGGGCCGAGGTGGTTCCCGCAGGGGTCGCCGATCCGGGTGGTGCACGCCGACGAGTCGATGTACATCGGCGGGATGCGGGCGCTGCTGCTGCAGGCGCTGCACCCGCTCGCGATGGCCGCCGTCGAAGAGCACTCCGACTACCGGGAGAACACCTGGGGGAGGCTGGCACGGACCGCCACCTACATCGCGGAGACCACCTACGGCACGATCGAGCACGCGGAGCGGGCGATCCGGATCGTCCAGGCCGTGCACAAGCGGGTCCATGGCACCGCCCCGGACGGGCGGCCCTACCGGGCGGACGACCCGCACCTGCTCACCTGGGTGCACGTCGCCGAGATCGACTCCTTCCTCGTCGCCCACGAGCACTTCGGCAGCGTGCACCTGACCCCGGCGCAGTACGACGAGTACGTGGCGCAGGCCGGCGAGGTCGCGACCCGGCTCGGCGCGGTCGACGTGCCGACCACGCGGGCCGGCCTGACCGCCACGATCGAGGCGTTCCGCCCGGAACTGCAGGGCACCCCGGCAGCGGCCGACGTGGCCCAGTTCCTGCTCCGGCATGCGCCGCTGCCCCGCCCGGTCAGGCCGGCGTACTGGCTCCTCGGCCGCGCCGCCGTCGCGACCCTGCCTCGCTGGGCACGCGAGCCGCTGCGGCTACCCGACCACCCCCGGCGCGACCGCATCGCCCTACTGGGCGGGCGGATCGGCACCGCCGGGCTCCGCTGGCTCACCGACGCCGAGCCGATGCGTAACCCCGCACCCCCGCCGAACCCGGGCAGCAACCCGGTTGCGGCCGGCCACGACACCCAGGAGTCCCGATGA
- a CDS encoding DinB family protein, producing MDVRQVEQELERARRTFHDLVAQASAESLRRRSAGTRWTNRQLLYHMVFGYVIVRTLVPLVRVLGRLGWSRRFAASLDACRGPFHLVNYLGSCLGGQLLPAGTVGILMDRTIDALQRQLRTASPGTLALTMHFPTSWDPYFTPTMSVLDVYRYGTQHFEHHRRQLTL from the coding sequence ATGGACGTCCGCCAGGTCGAGCAGGAGCTGGAGCGTGCCCGACGCACCTTCCACGACCTGGTCGCGCAGGCGTCCGCCGAGAGCTTGCGACGTCGGTCCGCCGGAACCCGGTGGACCAACCGGCAGTTGCTCTACCACATGGTGTTCGGCTATGTGATCGTCCGCACCCTGGTCCCCCTGGTGCGCGTGCTCGGGCGGCTCGGGTGGAGCCGGCGCTTCGCCGCCTCGCTGGACGCCTGCCGCGGGCCGTTCCACCTGGTCAACTACCTCGGCTCCTGCCTGGGTGGCCAGCTCCTGCCCGCCGGAACCGTCGGCATCCTCATGGATCGCACCATCGATGCGCTGCAGCGTCAGCTCCGAACCGCGAGCCCCGGCACGCTGGCTCTGACGATGCACTTCCCGACCAGCTGGGATCCCTACTTCACTCCCACCATGAGCGTCCTGGACGTCTACCGCTATGGCACCCAGCACTTCGAGCACCACCGCAGGCAACTCACGCTGTGA
- a CDS encoding serine hydrolase domain-containing protein, whose amino-acid sequence MQIDTGALDDAVAKATFSGVVTVDVAGQRTFERTEGFLHRALGVPMTATARIAIASGSKSFTALAVMRLVEDGALRLDQLVRDLLGDDLPLIDSSVTVEHLLTHTSGIGDYLDEEADWDASDYVLTVPAHTLTTAVAFLPLLDGHEQKFPPGERFSYCNGGYMVLAVLIERLTGETYHDVVRRLVLAPAGLEATDFLPLNALPADAAPGYVFDDGDLVNTLHLPVLGNGDGGAFTTAADLHRFWLALLNGRIVSRAGVEAMTRPRHDVPDEGMRYGMGFWLHRTAPALVLEGYDAGASFRSTHIIESQTTVSVLGNSTEGAWPVIGAFAAIIDAELG is encoded by the coding sequence ATGCAGATCGACACCGGCGCGCTCGACGACGCCGTCGCCAAGGCGACCTTCTCGGGGGTGGTGACGGTGGACGTCGCCGGCCAACGCACCTTCGAGCGGACCGAGGGGTTTCTGCACCGAGCGCTCGGCGTGCCGATGACCGCCACGGCCCGGATCGCGATCGCGAGCGGCAGCAAGTCGTTCACCGCCCTCGCGGTGATGCGGCTGGTCGAGGACGGTGCGCTGCGGCTCGACCAGCTGGTCCGCGACCTTCTCGGTGACGACCTGCCGCTCATCGATAGCAGCGTGACGGTCGAGCACCTGCTCACCCATACCTCCGGCATCGGCGACTACCTCGACGAGGAGGCCGACTGGGACGCATCCGACTACGTGCTCACCGTGCCGGCGCACACGCTCACGACCGCCGTCGCCTTCCTCCCGCTGCTCGACGGACACGAGCAGAAGTTCCCACCAGGCGAGCGGTTCTCGTACTGCAACGGCGGCTACATGGTGCTCGCGGTCCTGATCGAGCGGCTCACCGGCGAGACGTATCACGACGTGGTGCGGCGCCTGGTCCTCGCCCCTGCCGGTCTCGAGGCCACCGACTTCCTGCCGTTGAACGCGCTGCCGGCCGATGCCGCACCCGGGTACGTCTTCGACGACGGCGACCTCGTCAACACGCTGCACCTGCCCGTGCTCGGAAACGGGGACGGCGGAGCGTTCACGACGGCAGCCGACCTGCACCGGTTCTGGCTGGCACTGCTCAACGGTCGCATCGTCTCCAGAGCCGGCGTCGAGGCGATGACCCGCCCGCGGCACGACGTGCCCGACGAGGGAATGCGCTACGGCATGGGATTCTGGCTGCACCGGACCGCACCGGCGTTGGTCCTCGAGGGCTACGACGCCGGCGCGTCCTTCCGCTCGACGCACATCATCGAGTCGCAGACCACGGTGAGTGTGCTCGGGAACAGCACCGAGGGGGCCTGGCCGGTCATCGGGGCGTTTGCGGCGATCATCGACGCCGAACTCGGCTGA
- a CDS encoding DUF4440 domain-containing protein has product MTKTTHTLDVPGAVLTYDIREPSRPGDHPPLFIFGSPMGASGFEQLALHFDDRVVITYDPRMTERSHLEEGGTVTTEIHGDDLHRVAEAAGLGPVDAFGSSGGAVSALPWVVQHPDEFRTFVAHEPPLAVLLEDADVLLKVNADIVDTYRRRGFGPAMAKFIQLVSHPGPLPSDYLDGPDPDPAQFGLPTEDDGSRDDALLAYNMAMPPYTPDAAALASSGVRIVPAVGAEGEGAMARRGGEAFARLLGIAPVTFPGDHGGFAANEWTPDNDPAAFAATLRQVLDDGGRTVPSDGSLAAAETELQRAQLAGDVIALESLLHADVVYIGPDGAESGKAQDLESHSSGQLRLTRLEPVRSVARQFDSVGVTRTQVRIAGRAGDQPFEAEMVYTRTWLFEDGGWRVIQAQGISVAREP; this is encoded by the coding sequence ATGACCAAGACCACCCACACCCTGGACGTGCCCGGAGCGGTGCTCACCTACGACATTCGTGAGCCGAGCCGGCCGGGCGACCACCCGCCCCTGTTCATCTTCGGCTCACCGATGGGAGCATCCGGCTTCGAGCAGCTGGCGCTGCACTTCGACGACCGCGTCGTGATCACCTACGACCCACGCATGACGGAACGCAGCCACCTCGAGGAGGGTGGCACGGTGACCACGGAGATCCACGGTGATGACCTCCACCGCGTCGCCGAGGCAGCCGGTCTCGGACCCGTCGACGCGTTCGGGTCGAGCGGCGGGGCCGTGTCCGCGCTGCCGTGGGTGGTGCAGCACCCGGACGAGTTCCGCACGTTCGTCGCGCACGAGCCTCCCCTTGCGGTGCTGCTGGAGGACGCCGACGTCCTCCTGAAGGTCAACGCGGATATCGTCGACACCTACCGGCGCCGCGGATTCGGCCCCGCGATGGCGAAGTTCATCCAACTGGTGAGCCACCCGGGCCCCTTGCCGTCGGACTACCTGGACGGGCCCGACCCCGACCCGGCGCAGTTCGGACTGCCCACCGAGGACGACGGATCCCGAGACGACGCCCTGCTCGCCTACAACATGGCCATGCCGCCGTACACCCCGGACGCGGCGGCACTGGCCTCTTCTGGAGTGCGGATCGTGCCGGCCGTCGGTGCCGAGGGCGAGGGTGCCATGGCACGGCGCGGCGGCGAGGCCTTCGCGAGGTTGTTGGGCATCGCGCCCGTCACCTTTCCTGGTGACCACGGTGGCTTCGCCGCCAACGAGTGGACGCCGGACAATGACCCGGCGGCGTTCGCCGCCACGTTGCGTCAGGTGCTGGACGACGGTGGTCGGACCGTCCCCTCGGATGGCTCACTGGCCGCGGCCGAGACCGAGCTGCAGCGTGCCCAACTGGCGGGCGATGTCATCGCGCTGGAGTCCTTGCTGCATGCCGACGTCGTCTACATCGGCCCTGACGGAGCCGAGTCCGGCAAGGCACAGGACCTGGAGTCGCATTCCTCCGGGCAGCTTCGCCTGACCAGGCTGGAGCCGGTCCGAAGCGTCGCCCGTCAGTTCGACTCGGTGGGGGTCACCCGGACTCAGGTCAGGATCGCGGGTCGCGCGGGCGACCAACCGTTCGAAGCGGAGATGGTCTACACCCGCACCTGGCTGTTCGAAGACGGCGGGTGGCGGGTGATCCAGGCGCAGGGCATCAGCGTTGCGCGTGAGCCGTGA
- a CDS encoding LacI family DNA-binding transcriptional regulator gives MNARADRPGSRPATIIDVAEAAGVSRQTVTRAMNDMPGIKEATKERVLAAAKELAYRPSRFGRGLVGHTQRTVGLVVDDLMNPYYPQLASAVVSSARDRGWNVVLAQTAKAADQYTLIADLAKQADVVVGYPALTDTQAQEVLAGVPFVRIDMGEYTYGGGIQMDVGDAMGAMADHLLERGSRRPVLLDVGLPGFPSARGKSFLAAMAARGVQVPTVSAASKSLSSGVAGANALLEAHPDVDAIMTFNDIVACGALKALHEAGVDVPGQVRLAGCDGLNLGRFVSPELTTLAVDMGAVAEAAVGMALAMYAGEVPLQGARAQVAHHLLVRAST, from the coding sequence ATGAACGCGCGAGCCGACCGGCCCGGGTCCCGCCCGGCCACGATCATCGACGTGGCCGAGGCGGCCGGGGTGTCCCGGCAGACGGTGACCCGGGCCATGAACGACATGCCCGGCATCAAGGAGGCGACCAAGGAGCGGGTGCTCGCGGCCGCGAAGGAGCTCGCCTACCGCCCGTCCCGGTTCGGGCGCGGCCTGGTCGGGCACACCCAGCGCACCGTCGGTCTCGTGGTCGACGACCTGATGAACCCGTACTACCCGCAACTGGCGTCCGCCGTCGTCTCCAGCGCCCGGGACCGCGGCTGGAACGTGGTCCTCGCCCAGACCGCGAAGGCGGCGGACCAGTACACGCTCATCGCGGACCTCGCCAAGCAGGCGGACGTGGTGGTCGGGTACCCGGCGCTGACCGACACCCAGGCGCAGGAGGTTCTCGCCGGGGTCCCGTTCGTGCGCATCGACATGGGCGAGTACACCTACGGCGGCGGCATCCAGATGGACGTGGGCGACGCGATGGGCGCCATGGCCGACCACCTGCTCGAACGGGGATCCCGGCGCCCGGTGCTGCTCGACGTGGGCCTGCCGGGGTTCCCGTCCGCGCGTGGGAAGTCCTTCCTGGCGGCGATGGCGGCGCGCGGCGTGCAGGTCCCGACGGTCAGCGCCGCGTCCAAGTCACTGAGTTCCGGGGTGGCCGGCGCGAACGCCCTGCTCGAGGCGCATCCGGACGTCGACGCCATCATGACCTTCAACGACATCGTCGCCTGTGGCGCGCTGAAGGCGTTGCACGAGGCCGGTGTGGACGTGCCCGGGCAGGTGCGCCTGGCCGGCTGCGACGGGCTGAACCTCGGCCGGTTCGTCTCCCCCGAGCTGACCACGCTCGCGGTGGACATGGGCGCCGTGGCCGAGGCCGCCGTCGGGATGGCCCTGGCCATGTACGCCGGCGAGGTGCCGCTGCAGGGTGCCCGCGCCCAGGTGGCCCATCACCTGCTGGTCCGCGCCTCGACGTGA
- a CDS encoding PIG-L deacetylase family protein, protein MTLPPIPEDWTKALAVVAHPDDLEFGTAAAIARWTRQGKEVVYCMVTSGEAGIDGIHPEESGPLREAEEVASARAVGVDTVEFLHLPDGVLEYGVDLRRAIAQVVREHRPEIVITINFAESFPGGGLNQADHIATGRATLDAVRDAGNRWVFHDQLTDGLEPWSGVRQVWVAGSPDATHGVDTTDTFDAGLASLSEHRAYIDGLSWHFDPEEFLTGLGTAGGEATGTRYGTTFEVIGLGFGSDD, encoded by the coding sequence ATGACGCTGCCCCCGATTCCCGAGGACTGGACCAAGGCGCTCGCCGTCGTGGCGCACCCGGACGACCTCGAGTTCGGCACGGCCGCCGCGATCGCCCGGTGGACCCGCCAGGGCAAGGAGGTCGTCTACTGCATGGTCACCTCGGGCGAGGCCGGCATCGATGGCATCCACCCGGAGGAGTCCGGCCCGCTGCGCGAGGCCGAGGAGGTCGCCTCCGCGCGCGCCGTCGGGGTGGACACGGTGGAGTTCCTGCACCTGCCCGACGGCGTCCTCGAGTACGGCGTCGACCTGCGGAGGGCGATCGCGCAGGTCGTGCGCGAACACCGGCCGGAGATCGTCATCACCATCAACTTCGCCGAGTCCTTCCCCGGCGGCGGGCTGAACCAGGCCGACCACATCGCCACCGGGCGCGCCACGCTGGACGCGGTCCGGGACGCGGGCAACCGGTGGGTGTTCCACGACCAGCTCACCGATGGTCTCGAACCGTGGAGCGGGGTCCGCCAGGTCTGGGTGGCCGGCTCCCCCGACGCCACGCACGGCGTCGACACCACCGACACCTTCGACGCCGGTCTCGCGTCGCTCTCCGAGCACCGGGCCTACATCGACGGGCTCTCCTGGCATTTCGACCCCGAGGAGTTCCTCACCGGGCTCGGCACCGCCGGCGGCGAGGCCACCGGCACGCGCTACGGCACCACGTTCGAGGTGATCGGGCTAGGTTTCGGCTCCGACGACTGA
- a CDS encoding LysR family transcriptional regulator: MLDIHRLRILRSVAATGSVSAAAALLGYSPSAISQHVTALQRETGLRLTERAGRGINLTAAGRALAAEAEHVMASLSGMESLVADLRAGRVGTLSLGYFSSAGTAWIPTVVAALVQEFPELRVDLGLNDVGGTNTAGADVEIVVDEQYDAVLGGYRVHPLMRDDYVAILPRTHPAVAVGQVPLADLAGERWVDSDPYAGYCRQVTMSACAEAGFTPQFRVQAPEYATAISFVAAGVGVAVMPSLAVGLLPPNVRAVPVVAPAPSRRIGVAVKDSAAQHPAAIRVVDLLKEQAGALTPA, from the coding sequence ATGCTGGACATCCACCGCCTGCGCATCCTGCGATCCGTCGCGGCCACCGGCTCGGTCAGCGCCGCCGCCGCCCTGCTCGGCTACAGCCCGTCCGCGATCAGCCAGCACGTGACCGCGCTGCAACGCGAGACCGGCCTGCGCCTGACCGAACGGGCCGGCCGTGGCATCAACCTGACCGCGGCCGGGCGGGCCCTGGCCGCCGAGGCCGAGCACGTGATGGCCTCGCTGAGCGGGATGGAGTCGCTGGTCGCGGACCTGCGCGCAGGCCGGGTGGGCACGCTGTCCCTCGGCTACTTCAGCAGCGCCGGCACCGCCTGGATCCCCACCGTGGTGGCGGCCCTGGTGCAGGAGTTCCCCGAGCTGCGGGTGGACCTTGGCCTGAACGACGTGGGCGGTACGAACACCGCCGGTGCGGACGTGGAGATCGTGGTGGACGAGCAGTACGACGCGGTGCTCGGCGGCTACCGGGTGCACCCGCTGATGCGCGACGACTACGTCGCCATCCTGCCTAGGACGCACCCGGCGGTCGCGGTCGGGCAGGTCCCGCTGGCCGACCTCGCCGGGGAACGCTGGGTGGACAGCGACCCCTATGCCGGGTACTGCCGGCAGGTCACGATGAGCGCGTGCGCCGAGGCGGGCTTCACCCCGCAGTTCCGGGTGCAGGCACCCGAGTACGCCACCGCGATCTCGTTCGTGGCGGCCGGGGTCGGCGTGGCGGTGATGCCCTCGCTCGCCGTCGGGCTGCTGCCCCCGAACGTGCGGGCCGTGCCCGTCGTGGCGCCGGCGCCGTCGCGCCGGATCGGGGTCGCGGTCAAGGACTCGGCGGCTCAGCACCCCGCCGCGATCCGGGTCGTTGACCTGCTCAAGGAACAGGCCGGCGCGCTCACGCCAGCCTGA
- a CDS encoding KTSC domain-containing protein — protein MRRDQVRSEAVASVGYDPATNELDIEYISGDLYRYAMVPPSVHRDLLAAKSIGAFVNRFVKPHYPGREVFDS, from the coding sequence GTGAGACGCGATCAGGTGAGGTCGGAGGCGGTCGCCTCCGTCGGGTACGACCCCGCGACGAACGAACTCGACATCGAGTACATCAGTGGCGACCTCTACCGCTACGCGATGGTGCCGCCCTCGGTCCATCGGGACCTTCTCGCGGCGAAGTCGATCGGCGCGTTCGTCAACCGTTTCGTCAAACCCCACTACCCGGGCCGCGAGGTTTTCGACAGCTGA
- a CDS encoding DMT family transporter, translating into MVASPTTRTGSERARPTAPRASIPRLALVAAGVTALLWGSAFVVIRGVGAEFAPGPMALARVGVAALALTPLALRAGGLRGLPRGRVLLLVGLYGALWFGGYNLVLNTAERSIDAGTAAMLVNTAPILIAVGAGVFLGEGFPRPVLIGTVVAFAGVALMSLSGRGAGGLDPAGLGLALLAALLYAVSVLIQKVLLRDLDGLRATWLGALVGTIVLLPFAPALLAALPTTPGGAVAGTVYLGLFPTAVAFLTWAYALRRLPAGRAALVGYVATLCSVLLSWAFLGEVPTAVVLAGGVLCLAGVALTRLPARSARVPEPGGTASRP; encoded by the coding sequence ATGGTCGCCTCCCCCACCACGCGCACCGGTTCGGAACGTGCCCGCCCGACGGCGCCCCGTGCCTCGATCCCTCGGCTCGCCCTGGTCGCCGCGGGAGTCACCGCCCTGCTGTGGGGTTCGGCGTTCGTAGTGATCCGCGGGGTGGGCGCGGAGTTCGCGCCCGGCCCGATGGCGCTGGCCAGGGTGGGCGTGGCGGCATTGGCGCTGACCCCGTTGGCGCTGCGCGCCGGGGGCCTGCGCGGCCTGCCACGGGGCCGGGTGCTGCTGCTCGTTGGCCTCTACGGCGCACTCTGGTTCGGCGGCTACAACCTGGTACTGAACACTGCGGAACGCTCCATCGACGCCGGCACGGCCGCGATGCTGGTGAACACGGCGCCGATCCTGATCGCGGTCGGAGCCGGCGTGTTCCTCGGCGAGGGGTTCCCACGCCCGGTGCTGATCGGGACGGTGGTGGCGTTCGCCGGGGTGGCGCTGATGTCCCTGAGTGGGCGTGGGGCCGGCGGACTGGACCCGGCCGGCCTGGGCCTGGCGTTGCTGGCGGCGCTGCTGTACGCCGTGTCCGTGCTGATCCAGAAGGTGCTGCTGCGTGACCTGGACGGGCTGCGGGCCACCTGGCTGGGCGCGCTGGTGGGCACGATCGTGCTGCTCCCGTTCGCGCCGGCGCTGCTGGCCGCGCTGCCCACCACCCCCGGCGGCGCCGTGGCCGGGACCGTCTACCTCGGCCTGTTCCCGACCGCCGTCGCGTTCCTCACCTGGGCCTACGCGCTGCGGCGCCTGCCCGCCGGACGCGCCGCCCTGGTGGGATACGTGGCCACGCTCTGCTCGGTGCTGCTGTCCTGGGCGTTCCTCGGCGAGGTGCCCACCGCCGTGGTGCTCGCCGGTGGGGTGCTGTGCCTGGCCGGTGTGGCGCTGACCAGGTTGCCGGCCCGGTCCGCGCGCGTCCCCGAGCCCGGTGGGACGGCCTCGCGGCCCTAG